One genomic segment of Naumovozyma castellii chromosome 7, complete genome includes these proteins:
- the RSE1 gene encoding U2 snRNP complex subunit RSE1 (ancestral locus Anc_1.497), producing MLLQNSDLYLYHLTLQTQSNYVHSAPGNFVDIAGTGKKPSSLQLCLATETHIEIYDVSKGTLRKLFQSPIFQFKITQLKAFTPKGSRISFIALTSDAGNLTILKCSYHQHSRIKLVPVINEPFARSGIRKNSPISFMTIDSMARCLTISAVQQKKLLYLLDYSERDDTLSISSPLEVVNSNSFTLSMVDCPSNLNNNPIFTSIEIENQNYFLIFYLLDLGLNHIIKKAFFKISDPSVCFLFALPNILQHDQDPINPCVLLGFNKYLLVKDMNGSINIKIDMPSIDTNEDVFIISATMQKLKKNEYFILLQSNRGHLYKLTHKFDADDNNSLHFSMTFFDAILPSSSMHIFKNGFMFTNSEYNDNKNYLFQFQSLGEEGEKQEYKPDILQNLSIASTQQKNNPLLSSSVNNSTPLQLITSNSKENTITVLSNATRFNNLISTNLPPNVRNIWTIKAKHSLMFLSFINSTMILQITNDSMEQLTLPYKSPFIEKDEMTIYVNKMGSNSIVQICTNTLRQIHIDTNQTFTEKLNWFPPAGIHITNAQCNDTQLILSLSNNEIVYFQMDQSDSLMEYQRRLEFNDDEPITSISLIESSSSTTFSNIMAIGTKGSLIKIVSLNSNDPDTFLEVVSLQTTLSAVNQLKLVSNNKTIKLHVGLDNGVYMNSNVNVKDGTIFDVRTKYLGPNPITLSHLPSVSILERHTSNDDEDESEDEDEKEQLAVKQNCIVIHGLNTWISYNHESLSYIRPLSMPHGTKYLKSVAPFVTENVPLNGCVGLGSNGGLIIGKLDDFPLYHDWFHSDEVADAESEEEEDEEEDEDEDEDQILKKASYRNKKILPFTHDNRTSYKLIIDNSLTDSKCKVRLVDMDTGEIGTYFGLTTPNSDSFDFKCKAAAITKFGKLNDNYLVIATESNKLCTFQFFIKRKPRQFTLELLHTTDVEGNVNCMIPFKDLLLVPYDDNFLVLYDLGKKQLLKRSISKTLPSMTRIVQMANWQDERIAVGDIHQSVTLLHFDQRTNSFIPLADDITQRHVTSLAFLDKSTVIGGDRFGNVWTLRLADENEDVLNKLIAELAADQDSNVTLLKSLLRHDSNLRNKLPNIFECPFKLTLMNHFFINDIVMNFHIIESLQMSDRPTILYTGLQGSIGCLVPLLAKSQITMLKKIEKAVSEADDILILNRYMKKTDGNDSDLSDADTADAIDFTNTHHGKKEDTRPEGYYSIVGRDHSKYRGYYAPVRNTVDGDLCESFLNFTSSEQTLLCRSIGKKVHTEDIQRYINEIRTNYI from the coding sequence ATGCTGCTGCAGAACTCGGACCTATATCTCTACCATCTTACCCTGCAGACACAGTCCAACTACGTCCACTCTGCCCCGGGGAACTTCGTCGACATCGCTGGTACAGGCAAGAAGCCATCGTCCCTGCAGCTGTGTCTCGCCACGGAGACACATATAGAGATATACGACGTATCAAAGGGTACATTGCGTAAATTGTTCCAATCGccaattttccaattcaagaTAACGCAATTGAAGGCTTTTACACCGAAGGGTTCGCGTATTTCATTTATAGCTTTAACATCAGATGCCGGTAATCTAACTATACTGAAGTGTTCGTATCATCAGCATTCCAGGATAAAATTGGTACCTGTGATCAATGAACCCTTTGCAAGATCCGGTATCAGGAAAAATTCGCCCATTTCGTTCATGACAATAGATTCCATGGCTCGATGTTTAACCATATCCGCTGTACAGCAGAAAAAATTGCTCTATCTACTGGATTACTCAGAAAGAGATGACACGCTATCCATATCTTCTCCCTTGGAAGTGGTAAATTCAAACTCATTCACTTTATCCATGGTTGATTGTCCctcaaatttaaataataaccCAATTTTCAcatccattgaaattgaaaatcaaaattattttctcATTTTTTATCTATTGGATCTAGGTTTGAATCATATAATTAAGAAGGCCTTCTTTAAGATATCAGACCCATCAGTATGTTTCCTCTTTGCTTTACCGAACATACTGCAACATGATCAAGATCCAATTAACCCATGCGTATTACTAGGTTTCAACAAATATCTTCTCGTCAAGGATATGAATGGATccataaatataaaaattgACATGCCATCTATTGATACTAATGAAGATGTCTTTATAATATCAGCTACCATgcaaaaattgaaaaaaaatgaatattttataCTATTACAATCCAATAGAGGTCATTTGTATAAATTAACACACAAATTTGATGCTGATGATAACAATTCTTTACACTTTAGCATGACATTTTTTGACGCTATATTaccttcatcatcaatgCATATCTTTAAAAATGGATTCATGTTTACCAACTCTGAgtataatgataataagaattaccttttccaatttcaatcaTTAGGTGAAGAAGGCGAAAAGCAAGAGTATAAACCTGACATTTTGCAGAATTTATCCATCGCATCTACCCAACAGAAAAATAACCccttattatcatcatccGTCAATAATTCCACACCATTACAATTAATAACATCAAActcaaaagaaaatacaaTAACCGTGTTATCCAATGCAACAagattcaataatttaatatctaCAAATCTACCACCAAATGTAAGAAATATCTGGACCATCAAAGCCAAACACTCGTTAATGTTTTtatctttcattaattccACCATGATTTTACAAATAACAAACGATTCCATGGAACAATTAACCCTACCTTACAAATCTCCattcattgaaaaggatgaaatGACCATATACGTCAATAAAATGGGGTCCAATTCCATTGTTCAAATATGTACAAACACACTGAGACAAATTCACATCGACACAAATCAAACTTTTACggaaaaattgaattggTTCCCACCAGCAGGTATACACATAACGAATGCTCAATGTAATGACACGCAATTAATCCTATCATtatccaataatgaaatcGTCTATTTCCAAATGGATCAAAGCGATTCACTAATGGAATACCAAAGAAGATTGGAATTTAACGACGATGAGCCCATCACgtcaatttcattaatcGAGTCCTCGTCCTCGACAACATTTAGCAACATTATGGCCATTGGTACAAAGGGATCCCTAATAAAGATAGTATCATTAAATTCCAACGATCCAGATACGTTTCTGGAAGTGGTTTCGCTTCAAACAACGTTATCAGCAGTGAATCAACTGAAATTGGTatccaataataaaacCATTAAATTACATGTCGGGTTAGATAACGGTGTTTACATGAACTCCAATGTTAACGTCAAAGATGGGACCATATTTGACGTGAGAACCAAATATTTAGGTCCAAATCCAATTACTCTATCTCACCTACCATCCGTCTCCATCTTAGAGAGGCACACAtccaatgatgatgaagacgaaAGTGAAGACGAAGATGAGAAGGAACAATTAGCGGTTAAGCAAAACTGTATCGTCATACATGGCTTAAATACATGGATAAGTTACAACCATGAATCATTATCGTATATTAGACCTCTATCAATGCCTCATGGTactaaatatttgaaatctgtGGCCCCCTTTGTCACAGAGAATGTACCACTTAATGGTTGTGTGGGGTTAGGCTCCAATGGAGGTCTGATCATTGGGAAGCTGGACGATTTCCCACTGTATCACGACTGGTTCCATTCTGATGAAGTAGCAGATGCTGAAagtgaagaggaagaggatgaagaggaggacgaagatgaggatgaggatCAGATTCTTAAAAAGGCATCCTacagaaataaaaaaatcttACCATTTACTCATGACAATAGAACAAGCTATAAACttataattgataattccCTCACAGATTCCAAATGCAAAGTCAGGTTAGTAGACATGGATACTGGTGAAATTGGTACGTATTTCGGTTTGACTACTCCCAACAGTGACAGTTTTGATTTTAAATGCAAGGCTGCCGCCATTACTAAATTTGGcaaattaaatgataattACTTAGTTATCGCCACAGAAAGTAATAAATTATGtacttttcaatttttcatcaaaagGAAACCGAGACAGTTTACTCTGGAACTTTTACATACAACAGATGTAGAAGGTAACGTGAATTGTATGATTCCCTTCAAGGACTTATTATTAGTACCCTATGACGACAATTTCCTAGTACTATACGACTTGGGTAAGAAAcaacttttgaaaaggtCCATTTCCAAGACACTTCCATCCATGACCCGTATTGTTCAAATGGCAAATTGGCAAGATGAGAGAATAGCTGTTGGGGACATTCATCAATCTGTCACGTTATTGCACTTTGATCAACGAACAAATTCTTTCATACCTCTGGCAGATGATATAACACAGAGACACGTAACAAGCTTGGCATTTTTAGATAAATCAACAGTAATCGGTGGTGATCGTTTCGGGAACGTTTGGACATTAAGATTAGcagatgaaaatgaagatgtattgaacaaattgatcGCTGAACTTGCAGCTGACCAGGATTCGAATGTCACGCTATTGAAATCGTTGTTAAGACatgattcaaatttaagaaataaactgccaaatatatttgaatgtCCATTTAAATTAACATTAATGAATCATTTCTTCATAAATGATATCGTTATGAATTTCCATATAATTGAATCACTACAAATGTCGGATAGACCCACAATCTTATACACAGGATTGCAAGGTTCTATTGGTTGCTTGGTACCCTTATTGGCTAAATCACAAATAACaatgttgaaaaaaattgaaaaggctGTTAGTGAAGCTGACGATATCTTAATATTGAATCGATACATGAAGAAGACAGATGGAAACGATTCAGATTTAAGCGATGCTGATACTGCTGACGCTATAGACTTTACGAATACTCATCACGGAAAGAAGGAAGACACAAGACCTGAAGGGTACTATTCTATTGTTGGAAGAGATCATTCTAAATATAGAGGCTATTATGCGCCTGTGAGAAATACAGTTGATGGCGATTTGTGTGAATCATTCCTAAATTTTACTTCTTCAGAACAGACTTTGTTATGTAGGAGTATTGGCAAGAAAGTCCATACTGAGGACATTCAAAGatatattaatgaaatcagAACTAATTATATATAG
- the AIM32 gene encoding Aim32p (ancestral locus Anc_1.498) gives MLFGNLKKLIQYRQFNSFLHDTYNHISIPEALQNSQCYCNKVNDFLPEELSLDQEAPLPRRIPVYKRHIALISPHGDKEWQVKWGKNLKLNETWPYNSLKFLQGKLNMNGTPTLLSAISLQKSDIQGLARRNNKDLTFFLSIPEMKIYEVHETELDMFANFLNGESNWAPEKTKETKKDWLFICGHMQRDERCGIVGPAILEELKKNHLCPENNMALISHIGGHKFAGNIIVYKQVQKTDQKSGNVDRKLVDCLWFSKVFPTNISMVCENLRKNVIIEELYRGGTELISD, from the coding sequence ATGTTATTTGGAAacttaaagaaattgatccAATACAGGCAATTTAACTCATTTCTACATGACACGTACAATCACATCTCAATTCCTGAGGCGTTACAAAATAGTCAATGTTATTGCAACAAGGTGAATGATTTCTTACCGGAGGAACTATCACTCGATCAAGAAGCACCTCTCCCAAGAAGGATACCTGTTTACAAGAGACACATAGCACTCATATCCCCTCATGGTGATAAAGAATGGCAAGTTAAATGGGGAAAGAATCttaaattgaatgaaacaTGGCCTTACAAtagtttgaaatttttacAGGGGAAGTTGAACATGAATGGAACCCCCACTTTATTAAGTGCCATTTCCCTACAAAAGAGTGACATACAAGGCTTAGCAAGGAGAAACAATAAAGATCTGACTTTCTTCTTGAGTATTCCtgaaatgaaaatttatgAGGTGCATGAGACTGAGTTAGATATGTTTGCCAACTTTTTAAATGGAGAATCCAACTGGGCGCCAGAAAAAACTAAGGAAACTAAGAAGGATTGGTTATTCATATGTGGTCACATGCAACGTGACGAAAGATGTGGGATAGTTGGCCCAGCTATACTTGAGGAGCTGAAAAAGAATCATTTATGTCCCGAGAATAATATGGCACTTATTTCTCATATTGGTGGGCATAAATTTGCTGGAAATATTATAGTATATAAACAAGTGCAGAAGACCGATCAAAAAAGTGGTAATGTTGATAGAAAACTCGTTGATTGTCTATGGTTCAGTAAGGTCTTCCCAACTAACATCTCAATGGTATGTGAGAATCTAAGAAAGAACGtcatcattgaagaattgtaTCGTGGTGGTACTGAGTTGATCTCTGActaa
- the GAL80 gene encoding transcription regulator GAL80 (ancestral locus Anc_1.500), which yields MDYNKRSSVSTVPNAAPIRVGFIGLSSFKGWAVKTHYPAILQLSSQFQITALYNPDIESALNTIQHLKLSNATAFPSLESFASSADVDMIVLSIQVAQNYDVLIPLLEYSKKNPNLKYLFVEWALACSVQQAETIYKAAAQRGLQTIISLQGRKSPYILRAKELISEGYIGDINSIEIAGNGGWYGYERPQKSPSYIFELGKGVDLVTTAFGHTIDLLQYMTGSYFSRINSMIFNNIPEQEVIDEHGVRTGQKVPKTVPDHLLFQGTLLKGNVPVSCSFKGGKPTKKFTKNLVIDIHGTKGDLKLEGDAGFAEISNLVLYYSGVRANDYPVANGQAGYDAGKEIMEVYHLRNYNAVNGNIFRLYQSIADFHYNTKQIPNLPSQFIMQGFEFEGFPTLMDALILHRLVDNVYRSNILGSTLDVTNICHYP from the coding sequence ATGGATTACAATAAGAGATCCTCAGTCTCGACAGTCCCCAACGCGGCCCCCATAAGAGTAGGATTCATTGGTCTTTCCTCCTTCAAAGGCTGGGCAGTAAAGACACATTATCCAGCAATCCTACAACTATCttctcaatttcaaatcactGCACTCTACAACCCAGACATAGAGTCCGCTTTAAACACTATTcaacatttgaaattaagtAACGCCACAGCATTCCCCTCTTTGGAATCATTCGCATCATCTGCAGACGTCGATATGATCGTGTTGAGTATTCAAGTCGCACAGAATTATGATGTATTGATACCATTACTGGAatattccaagaagaacccaaatttaaaatatttatttgtgGAATGGGCATTGGCATGTTCCGTTCAACAGGCAGAAACAATTTATAAAGCTGCTGCTCAAAGAGGTTTACAAACAATCATTTCTTTACAAGGTAGGAAATCTCCATATATATTACGTGCGAAGGAATTAATTTCAGAAGGTTACATAGGAGATATTAATTCTATCGAAATTGCTGGCAATGGTGGCTGGTATGGTTATGAAAGACCACAGAAATCGCCTTCTtacatttttgaattgggGAAAGGTGTCGACTTGGTGACAACTGCATTCGGTCATACGATAGATTTATTACAATACATGACGGGATCATATTTCTCAAGAATTAATTCCATGatctttaataatataccAGAACAAGAAGTAATTGATGAACATGGTGTAAGGACAGGTCAAAAAGTACCCAAGACTGTCCCTGATCATCTTTTATTCCAAGGAACTTTATTGAAGGGTAATGTCCCAGTTTCATGTAGTTTTAAAGGTGGTAAAccaacaaaaaaatttaccaaaaATTTAGTTATTGACATTCATGGAACAAAGGGGGATTTAAAGTTAGAAGGTGATGCAGGTTTTGCAGAAATATCAAATCTAGTGTTGTATTATAGCGGTGTAAGAGCAAATGATTATCCAGTCGCTAATGGACAAGCAGGATATGATGCAGGGAAAGAAATAATGGAAGTTTATCATCTAAGGAATTATAATGCGGTAAATGGTAATATCTTTCGACTGTATCAATCCATTGCAGATTTCCACTATAATACTAAgcaaattccaaatcttccATCACAATTTATAATGCAAggttttgaatttgaaggGTTCCCAACGTTAATGGATGCTCTAATTCTACACAGGTTGGTGGATAATGTCTATAGAAGTAATATATTGGGGTCTACATTAGATGTCACAAATATCTGCCACTATCCATga
- the SUR7 gene encoding Sur7p (ancestral locus Anc_1.501) produces MKRSTNILLKCLTLLFLAGNTLLLILIIISGTTKHYPVDRFYWVQANTTGIPNAPDETRWTFWGACTRSNGETLCSGDLAPAYPISPRDNFNTEVNVPHHFLSNRDAFYYLTRFSFAFFWIALAFVGVSFILYLLSWISSTVLQVIFILMIFGFIFNVVAVVLQTAATVMARNAFHDGDRSADIGAALMGIAWASVAVCIIEMAFIGFSFIANKYEKGFKTPPHLEPHTNAKFGFFHRKRGAIPQDTIRTPIPTTQTEEPNNVVVPNTGTLGSPEIPHKGIKFFKIKRTHTPGDDDSI; encoded by the coding sequence ATGAAACGTTCGACAAATATACTACTAAAGTGTTTGACTCTACTGTTCCTCGCAGGGAATACACTACTACTGATACTAATTATAATATCCGGTACAACAAAACACTACCCAGTGGATAGGTTCTACTGGGTGCAGGCCAATACTACGGGTATCCCCAATGCACCAGATGAAACAAGATGGACATTCTGGGGGGCATGCACCAGAAGTAATGGCGAAACCCTTTGCAGTGGAGACTTAGCACCTGCATATCCAATTTCTCCAAGGGATAACTTCAATACAGAAGTCAATGTTCCtcaccattttctttcaaatagAGATGCATTCTACTATCTTACGAGGTTTTCCTTTGCCTTCTTTTGGATTGCATTGGCCTTTGTCGGTGTCTCATTCATATTATACCTTCTATCATGGATTTCCTCTACTGTCTTACAAGTTATCTTcattttgatgatttttGGCTTCATATTTAACGTGGTAGCTGTCGTTTTGCAAACTGCGGCTACGGTAATGGCAAGAAATGCCTTCCATGATGGTGACAGAAGTGCAGACATCGGTGCCGCACTAATGGGTATTGCCTGGGCTAGCGTGGCTGTTTGCATCATTGAAATGGCCTTTATTGGGTTCTCATTCATTGCAAACAAGTACGAAAAGGGCTTCAAGACTCCACCACATTTAGAACCACATACTAATGcaaaatttggattcttcCATCGTAAGAGAGGTGCCATCCCTCAGGATACTATAAGAACTCCAATACCAACAACACAAACGGAAGAACCAAATAACGTAGTCGTCCCTAATACAGGAACTTTGGGGTCTCCAGAAATCCCTCATAAGGGCATTAAGTTTTTCAAGATCAAGAGAACACATACCCCAGGTGATGACGATTCAATCTGA
- the NCAS0G03380 gene encoding uncharacterized protein (ancestral locus Anc_1.503): MLSHFPPEARSFTALKRSAHNLELESFQQTTMKRIKRDTILNNEQFPNDPNINVTANNTSITMNFPVLQQIQRPPTPISSPNAQQNNNNNNNNTATAGYGNESAETYSEVEEYMIKGYFDTANFTNTIQNTEPLHLAQYSLYDVTPEESEMENTSMVSDDQDQIMC, translated from the coding sequence ATGCTATCGCATTTCCCACCCGAAGCAAGATCATTCACCGCATTGAAGAGAAGCGCCCATAATCTCGAATTAGAGTCATTCCAACAGACAAcaatgaaaagaataaaacGAGATACCATATTAAATAACGAACAATTCCCCAATGACCCAAATATAAACGTGACAGCAAACAATACCTCCATAACAATGAACTTTCCCGTTTTACAACAAATTCAGAGACCACCAACACCAATATCGTCTCCAAACGCAcaacaaaacaacaacaataataataataatacgGCGACGGCAGGATATGGTAATGAAAGTGCAGAGACATATTCCGAGGTCGAAGAATATATGATAAAGGGATACTTTGACACCGCCAATTTTACTAATACGATTCAAAACACTGAACCATTGCATTTAGCACAATATAGCTTATATGATGTGACACCAGAGGAATCAGAAATGGAGAATACGAGTATGGTGAGCGACGATCAAGATCAAATAATGTGTTAA
- the CDC8 gene encoding bifunctional thymidylate/uridylate kinase (ancestral locus Anc_1.504), whose protein sequence is MGRGRLILIEGLDRTGKTTQTSILTDRLKPNAQLIKFPDRSTTIGKLINQYLTDKNFNLPNQSVHLLFSANRWEVAENIKETLLNGTNVILDRYVYSGIAYSAAKDVDGMDLQWCLNPDKGLLKPDLTLFLTNESNDDAERDGFGEERYENVQFQKKVKKQFYAAFTEFETPNSNTLKLVDVTNKSIEEVSEEIWKLVQPILSNKEENQEFSFF, encoded by the coding sequence ATGGGACGTGGAAGATTGATTCTAATTGAAGGATTGGACAGAACTGGTAAAACTACTCAAACATCGATTCTCACAGATAGATTAAAACCCAATGCACAACTAATAAAATTTCCCGACCGTTCAACAACTATTGGTAAACTTATCAACCAGTACTTGACGGAtaagaatttcaatttacCGAATCAATCAGTGcatttgttgttttctGCAAATAGATGGGAAGTCGCTGAGAATATCAAAGAAACCCTATTGAATGGTACAAATGTAATTTTGGACAGATATGTGTATTCAGGAATTGCATACTCTGCAGCAAAGGATGTTGATGGAATGGACTTACAGTGGTGCTTGAATCCTGATAAGGGACTTTTGAAACCAGACCTTACCTTATTCTTGACTAATGAAAGTAATGATGACGCAGAGAGAGATGGATTTGGTGAGGAACGTTACGAGAATGttcaattccaaaagaaggtcaagaaacaattttaCGCTGCATTCACAGAATTCGAAACCCCGAATTCTAATACATTAAAACTGGTTGATGTTACCAATAAATCCATAGAAGAAGTCTCAGAAGAAATATGGAAATTAGTGCAACCTATCTTATccaataaagaagaaaaccAAGAATTCTCCTTTTTCTAG
- the APS2 gene encoding Aps2p (ancestral locus Anc_1.505) — protein sequence MAIQFILCFNKQGVVRLVRWYEMCNGGMNRNGNAVTNNNASDPSSPQDLIAQIYRLISARDHKHQSNFVEFSERTKLVYKRYAGLYFVMGIDLQDEEPIYLSHIHLFVEVLDAFFGNVCELDIVFNFYKTYMVLDEMFIGGEIQEVSKDMLLERLSTLDRLG from the coding sequence ATGGCTATCCAATTCATATTATGTTTCAATAAGCAAGGTGTTGTAAGATTAGTGAGGTGGTACGAAATGTGTAATGGGGGTATGAATAGAAATGGTAACGCTGTAACAAACAACAATGCTAGTGATCCAAGTTCACCACAAGATCTCATTGCGCAAATTTATAGACTGATATCAGCTAGAGATCATAAACATCAAAGTaattttgttgaattttcaGAAAGGACAAAATTGGTATACAAGAGATACGCTGGTTTATATTTCGTGATGGGAATTGATCTTCAAGATGAGGAACCCATTTACCTGTCGCATATACATCTTTTCGTTGAAGTGCTAGATGCATTCTTTGGCAACGTGTGTGAACTGGATATCGTATTTAATTTCTATAAGACTTACATGGTTTTGGATGAAATGTTTATAGGAGGTGAAATACAAGAAGTATCTAAAGATATGCTTCTGGAGCGTTTGAGTACATTAGATAGATTAGGTTAG